One stretch of Candidatus Binatia bacterium DNA includes these proteins:
- a CDS encoding lactate dehydrogenase: protein MELARLREHLRAIVGPQGVIEPYAARKVYECDGYTLERSVPEIVVLPASTEEVCAVVRLLHRFGVRFVPRGAGTGLSGGCLPLDAPVMIGTGRMRRVLEVDTVNRRILVEAGVANLDVSRTVANFGLHYAPDPSSQAACSIGGNIAENSGGPHTLKYGVTTNHVLGLEIVLPDGQALWLGGWVDDVPGYDLRGFVIGSEGTCGIVTRAILRLTRNPQSWHTALAVFPSVTEATAAVSAIIAAGIVPAAMEMMDHLILRAVEEAYGFGFPMDAGAVLLVELDGHPAGVAAEARAVTALLRQAGASEVRVANSERERAELWKSRKRAFGAVGRLAPNYCTQDGVVPRTRLPEILRRIAAVGQRYGLRIGNVFHAGDGNIHPIILFDERNRDEVERVIAAGREILAACVELGGSLTGEHGIGVEKVQQMPLLFSPQDLLVMRALRQAFDPDERCNPGKIFPTPGGCVEVTRPRRQVPL, encoded by the coding sequence ATGGAGCTGGCGCGGCTGCGCGAGCATTTGCGCGCGATCGTGGGTCCGCAAGGTGTGATCGAGCCGTACGCGGCACGCAAGGTGTACGAATGCGACGGCTACACTCTCGAACGCTCGGTGCCCGAGATCGTGGTGCTGCCGGCCTCGACCGAGGAGGTGTGCGCGGTGGTCCGCTTGCTGCACCGCTTCGGCGTGCGCTTCGTGCCTCGCGGTGCGGGCACGGGCTTGAGCGGCGGCTGCTTGCCGCTGGATGCCCCCGTGATGATCGGTACCGGACGCATGCGCCGCGTGCTCGAAGTGGACACTGTCAACCGGCGCATCTTGGTGGAAGCGGGCGTGGCCAATTTGGACGTCAGCCGCACCGTAGCCAACTTTGGGTTGCATTATGCCCCCGATCCCTCGAGCCAGGCGGCCTGCTCCATTGGCGGCAACATTGCAGAAAACTCCGGTGGCCCGCACACATTGAAATACGGGGTCACGACCAACCATGTGCTTGGGCTGGAGATTGTCTTGCCCGATGGGCAAGCGCTGTGGCTGGGAGGCTGGGTGGACGACGTCCCCGGATACGACCTCCGCGGGTTTGTCATTGGCAGCGAAGGCACTTGTGGCATCGTCACGCGAGCGATCTTGCGGCTCACCCGCAACCCGCAAAGCTGGCACACGGCCCTGGCGGTGTTCCCCAGCGTGACCGAAGCGACCGCCGCAGTGTCGGCCATTATCGCTGCCGGCATCGTTCCGGCTGCAATGGAAATGATGGATCATTTGATTCTGCGTGCCGTCGAGGAAGCGTATGGCTTCGGCTTCCCGATGGATGCGGGAGCCGTGTTGTTGGTGGAACTGGATGGCCATCCCGCTGGCGTAGCCGCAGAGGCGCGGGCGGTGACCGCCCTGTTGCGCCAGGCCGGCGCCTCGGAGGTCCGGGTTGCGAACAGCGAACGGGAACGCGCGGAGCTGTGGAAGAGCCGCAAGCGCGCGTTCGGGGCCGTGGGTCGGCTAGCGCCGAACTACTGCACGCAAGACGGTGTGGTGCCCCGCACGCGCCTGCCCGAGATTTTGCGACGAATCGCTGCCGTCGGGCAGCGCTACGGGTTGCGTATTGGCAACGTGTTCCACGCAGGCGATGGAAACATTCACCCCATCATCCTGTTCGATGAACGCAATCGCGACGAAGTGGAACGCGTGATTGCAGCGGGGCGCGAGATTTTGGCGGCATGCGTCGAGCTGGGAGGAAGCCTCACGGGCGAGCACGGCATCGGAGTGGAGAAAGTCCAGCAAATGCCGCTGTTGTTCTCGCCGCAGGACTTGCTGGTGATGCGTGCGCTGCGGCAGGCCTTCGACCCTGATGAACGCTGCAATCCGGGAAAGATCTTTCCGACCCCAGGCGGCTGCGTGGAAGTTACCCGGCCGCGCCGCCAAGTGCCGCTTTGA
- a CDS encoding FAD-linked oxidase, which produces MSLDPLVRALSQRLRPETVHTDPVTRQCFAIGPHIPAVVLFPSSETEVAIAIEVCAQSGAAVVPWGAGARQRQVPPPHRYDVALGLSSLSRVVAYQPEDLTLTVEAGCTLDTIAGLLEPRQQWLPLDVACPERSTAGGVVASAAVGLDRAGMVSVRDLLLGITVVTGEGIVAHAGGQVVKNVAGYDLMRLVAGSWGTLGVVTQVTWKLAPKPQRRAVVWQPCRGLDEGLAVAAACAASTPEPTLLAVVRWPDESTPDARTSVLVGWSGVEDEVAEARAAIASVAPSVQWLDEPEQVPLWKRVRDFPLVGPAGPWAGGVRLSLLPSDSFACVEALAKEVETTHVAVCLLPQRGCVYLRTARHDASWMRRMLAWASDFASARRGWAWVDDWPASGALAAGALPNLYLSRRVKNAMDPRAILSPGRYWGHW; this is translated from the coding sequence GTGTCGCTCGACCCACTGGTCCGCGCACTGTCGCAGCGGCTGAGGCCAGAGACCGTGCACACCGACCCCGTCACGCGCCAATGCTTTGCCATCGGCCCGCACATCCCCGCAGTTGTTCTCTTCCCGAGTTCGGAAACCGAGGTGGCAATTGCTATCGAGGTTTGTGCGCAGTCCGGTGCGGCCGTCGTTCCCTGGGGTGCAGGGGCGCGCCAACGCCAAGTTCCCCCTCCGCATCGTTACGATGTCGCACTCGGGCTCTCCTCGTTGAGTCGCGTGGTAGCCTATCAGCCCGAGGATCTCACCCTCACGGTCGAAGCTGGCTGCACGCTGGACACGATCGCGGGCCTCTTGGAGCCGCGGCAGCAATGGCTCCCGCTCGATGTGGCGTGCCCGGAGCGAAGCACGGCCGGCGGCGTGGTCGCCAGTGCAGCGGTCGGCCTGGATCGCGCCGGCATGGTGTCGGTCCGCGATTTGTTGCTCGGCATCACGGTGGTTACTGGCGAGGGCATCGTGGCGCATGCGGGCGGACAGGTGGTGAAAAACGTCGCCGGCTACGACTTGATGCGCCTGGTGGCCGGTTCGTGGGGTACGCTCGGGGTGGTGACGCAGGTCACCTGGAAGCTCGCGCCCAAGCCGCAACGCAGGGCTGTGGTTTGGCAACCGTGTCGCGGACTGGATGAAGGGTTGGCCGTGGCCGCGGCGTGTGCGGCCTCCACTCCCGAACCGACGCTGCTCGCCGTGGTGCGATGGCCGGATGAGTCCACTCCGGATGCCCGCACGAGTGTGCTCGTCGGCTGGAGCGGCGTGGAAGACGAGGTGGCAGAGGCCCGTGCGGCAATCGCCAGCGTTGCTCCTTCCGTGCAGTGGCTCGACGAACCCGAGCAGGTGCCGCTGTGGAAACGAGTGCGCGACTTCCCGCTGGTCGGACCGGCTGGTCCTTGGGCTGGGGGCGTGCGGCTGTCATTGCTTCCAAGCGACTCGTTCGCGTGTGTCGAAGCGCTGGCAAAGGAAGTAGAGACCACACACGTCGCCGTTTGCCTTCTGCCGCAGCGGGGCTGTGTTTACTTGAGAACCGCTCGCCACGATGCATCGTGGATGAGGCGCATGCTCGCGTGGGCGAGCGATTTTGCATCGGCCCGCCGTGGTTGGGCGTGGGTAGACGACTGGCCGGCGAGTGGCGCTCTGGCTGC